Proteins from a single region of Phaeacidiphilus oryzae TH49:
- a CDS encoding DUF2267 domain-containing protein, whose product MRATPAPTLSTDYVQMLEMIRYRGAFPTRERAQQAVENVLGALGRRLSGEERVDLAACLPREAARVLAAQIPEPEALTGWEFVKDLAERTGGDLAPTRWEVGSVLGVVARIVGPALLGRVLSRLPNGYALLFGQAELTQAA is encoded by the coding sequence ATGCGTGCCACCCCTGCCCCCACGCTCAGCACCGACTACGTCCAGATGCTGGAGATGATCCGCTACCGCGGCGCCTTCCCGACCCGGGAGCGTGCCCAGCAGGCGGTCGAGAACGTCCTCGGCGCCCTCGGACGCCGCCTCTCCGGCGAGGAGCGCGTCGACCTCGCCGCCTGCCTGCCGCGCGAGGCAGCCCGCGTCCTCGCCGCCCAGATCCCGGAGCCGGAGGCACTGACCGGTTGGGAGTTCGTCAAGGACCTCGCCGAGCGCACCGGCGGCGACCTGGCCCCCACCCGCTGGGAGGTCGGCTCGGTGCTCGGCGTCGTCGCCCGCATCGTCGGACCCGCCCTGCTCGGCCGCGTCCTCTCCCGCCTCCCCAACGGCTACGCCCTCCTCTTCGGCCAGGCCGAACTCACCCAGGCCGCGTGA
- a CDS encoding type III effector protein, producing the protein MAAIEAALPAGDSARALDALQSLRRLREQLTGWEAELIEAARSAGASWADLAPPLGVASRQAAERRYLRLRPGSPGTTREERVRETRDRRAADRAVTAWARDNAADLRQLAGQITAVSELPPATRDALAGALGGDDAADLIGPINSAQEHLTADESDLSDRIDRLTRQTDRLRQDSNDRRRGQPGVQPGS; encoded by the coding sequence CTGGCGGCGATCGAGGCGGCGCTCCCCGCCGGCGACTCCGCCCGGGCGCTGGACGCGCTGCAGAGCCTGCGCCGGCTGCGCGAACAGCTCACCGGGTGGGAGGCGGAGCTGATCGAGGCCGCCCGGTCGGCAGGTGCCAGTTGGGCCGACCTCGCTCCCCCACTCGGCGTCGCCAGCCGGCAGGCCGCCGAACGCCGCTACCTGCGGCTCCGGCCCGGCTCCCCCGGGACCACCCGGGAGGAGCGGGTCCGCGAGACCCGCGACCGCCGCGCCGCCGACCGCGCCGTCACCGCCTGGGCCCGGGACAACGCCGCCGATCTGCGTCAGCTCGCCGGCCAGATCACCGCGGTCTCCGAGCTCCCGCCGGCCACCCGGGACGCCCTCGCCGGGGCGCTCGGCGGCGACGACGCCGCCGACCTGATCGGCCCGATCAACAGCGCCCAGGAGCATCTGACCGCGGACGAGTCCGACCTCTCCGACCGGATCGACCGCCTCACCCGCCAGACCGACCGGCTGCGGCAGGACAGCAACGACCGGCGCCGAGGCCAGCCGGGGGTTCAGCCAGGCTCCTAG
- a CDS encoding Hsp20/alpha crystallin family protein: protein MLMRTDPFREFDRLTQQLLGGPSGTWSRPTAMPLDAWREKDEYVIACDIPGVDPEAIDIDVERNMLTVKAERRPTARSDEAQPELSERPLGVFSRQIMLADTLDTERISADYHAGVLTLRIPIAERAKPRKISINAGETGRREITG, encoded by the coding sequence ATGCTGATGCGCACCGACCCCTTCCGCGAGTTCGACCGCCTGACCCAGCAGTTGCTGGGCGGCCCCTCCGGCACCTGGTCCCGGCCGACGGCGATGCCGCTGGACGCGTGGCGCGAGAAGGACGAGTACGTCATCGCCTGCGACATCCCGGGGGTGGACCCCGAGGCGATCGACATCGACGTCGAACGCAACATGCTCACCGTCAAGGCCGAGCGCCGGCCGACCGCCAGGAGCGACGAGGCGCAGCCGGAACTCTCCGAGCGGCCACTGGGCGTCTTCTCCCGCCAGATCATGCTGGCCGACACCCTCGACACCGAGCGCATCAGTGCCGACTACCACGCCGGCGTCCTCACGCTGCGGATCCCCATCGCCGAGCGGGCCAAGCCGCGCAAGATCTCCATCAACGCCGGGGAGACCGGCCGCCGGGAGATCACCGGCTAG
- a CDS encoding DUF5133 domain-containing protein yields MNGQMAGIGFHRNRMPEVLMVSARSLFGLAAQYEELRLQNAVHGGGEARRRLDEAACSLCEAAGTTDIDVALAAARHQRGAVLPWERRRGEGIGR; encoded by the coding sequence GTGAACGGGCAGATGGCCGGAATCGGATTCCACCGCAACCGAATGCCGGAGGTTCTGATGGTGAGCGCGCGCAGCCTGTTCGGCCTGGCTGCCCAGTACGAGGAACTGCGACTGCAGAATGCGGTGCACGGTGGAGGCGAGGCCCGGCGCCGACTCGACGAGGCCGCCTGCAGCCTGTGCGAGGCCGCCGGCACCACCGACATCGACGTGGCCCTCGCCGCGGCGCGGCATCAGCGCGGGGCGGTGCTCCCTTGGGAGCGCAGGCGCGGGGAGGGAATCGGCCGGTAG
- a CDS encoding SMP-30/gluconolactonase/LRE family protein produces MLSGFAFTEAPRWRDGRLWFSDFYQGRVFSAAEDGSDLRVEAVVEEQPGGLGWLPDGRLLIVSMRDQRILRREADGTLAVHADLAGRMLGYANDMVVDAAGRAWVGGFGYDLMGGAPLAPSGLLRVDPDGSVREVADDLWFPNGMVLTPDGTLLVNETFGNRISAFAVDAAGELGDRRVWARFGDLPVEREFLKMVPELVVSPDGCCLDAEGALWIADATGGRLLRIAEGGTITEEIRPGTNVYACALGGSDGRTLFACAAPDFFEEARRAAREATILSIEVAVPAA; encoded by the coding sequence CTGCTCTCCGGATTCGCCTTCACCGAGGCGCCGCGCTGGAGGGACGGGCGCCTCTGGTTCTCCGACTTCTACCAGGGCCGGGTCTTCTCGGCCGCCGAGGACGGCTCCGACCTGCGGGTGGAGGCGGTGGTCGAGGAGCAGCCCGGCGGCCTGGGCTGGCTGCCGGACGGCCGGCTGCTCATCGTGTCGATGCGCGACCAGCGGATCCTGCGCCGGGAGGCGGACGGAACCCTGGCCGTCCACGCCGACCTCGCCGGCCGGATGCTCGGCTATGCCAACGACATGGTGGTCGACGCCGCCGGCCGGGCCTGGGTGGGCGGCTTCGGCTACGACCTGATGGGCGGAGCCCCCCTCGCCCCCTCGGGCCTCCTCCGGGTCGACCCGGACGGGAGCGTCCGCGAGGTCGCCGACGACCTCTGGTTCCCCAACGGCATGGTGCTCACCCCGGACGGAACCCTTCTGGTCAACGAGACCTTCGGCAACCGGATCAGTGCCTTCGCCGTGGACGCGGCCGGCGAGTTGGGCGACCGCCGCGTCTGGGCGCGGTTCGGCGACCTCCCGGTCGAGCGGGAGTTCCTGAAGATGGTGCCGGAACTCGTGGTGAGCCCCGACGGCTGCTGCCTGGACGCCGAGGGCGCCCTGTGGATCGCCGACGCCACCGGCGGGCGTCTCCTCCGGATCGCCGAGGGCGGGACGATCACCGAGGAGATCCGCCCGGGCACCAACGTCTACGCCTGCGCCCTGGGCGGCAGCGACGGCCGGACCCTCTTCGCCTGCGCGGCCCCCGACTTCTTCGAAGAGGCCCGCCGGGCCGCCCGCGAGGCCACCATCCTGTCCATCGAGGTCGCGGTGCCGGCGGCCTGA